From Gloeocapsopsis sp. IPPAS B-1203, one genomic window encodes:
- the uraD gene encoding 2-oxo-4-hydroxy-4-carboxy-5-ureidoimidazoline decarboxylase produces the protein MTSLSELNQMNQDDFVAALGWIFEDSPWVAAKAWAKKPFTDVSSLHQSMVDVVREANDIEKLALVCAHPDLGAKAKMAEASVKEQAGVGLDRLNPEEYDKFNYLNQAYKEKFNFPFIVAVKNHTKESILASFSQRLENSKETELQTVLAEIEKIALFRLQEVIDDK, from the coding sequence ATGACTTCGCTATCTGAGTTAAATCAGATGAATCAGGATGACTTTGTAGCAGCGTTGGGATGGATATTTGAGGATTCTCCTTGGGTTGCAGCGAAAGCTTGGGCTAAAAAACCGTTTACTGATGTATCATCTCTACATCAAAGTATGGTAGATGTCGTTCGTGAGGCGAATGATATAGAAAAACTTGCCCTTGTTTGTGCCCATCCTGACTTAGGTGCTAAAGCTAAAATGGCTGAAGCCTCAGTAAAAGAACAAGCTGGAGTTGGTTTAGATAGACTTAATCCAGAAGAGTACGATAAGTTTAACTACCTCAATCAAGCATATAAAGAAAAATTTAACTTTCCTTTTATTGTTGCTGTCAAAAATCACACCAAAGAAAGCATTTTAGCAAGCTTTTCTCAAAGGTTAGAAAATTCAAAAGAAACAGAACTACAAACAGTTTTAGCAGAGATAGAAAAAATAGCTTTGTTTCGCTTACAGGAAGTTATTGATGATAAGTAA
- a CDS encoding Uma2 family endonuclease, with product MSQSIAADFFSPEEQAEWIEEPDISHLVTEDDTPVDNLLAEKQQRLLTSCLYSSWKPGVPFLATANVGLFYTVNQPAIVPDVLLSLDVEVPQDWQQKKNRSYFTWIIGKPPEVVIEIVSNNVGNELGSKMKDYARIGVAYYVVYDPLPQLGDRLLRVHELRGTSYTPLETTWMEPVGLGLTLWDGIFEGKQDTWLRWCDRDDSLIATGDERAETERQRAETERQRAERLAEILRSQGIEPNELLS from the coding sequence ATGTCACAATCAATAGCAGCAGATTTCTTTTCCCCAGAAGAACAAGCTGAGTGGATAGAAGAACCTGATATTAGCCATTTGGTGACAGAAGACGATACTCCTGTGGACAACCTGCTTGCAGAAAAACAGCAACGACTGTTGACAAGTTGTTTATATAGTTCGTGGAAACCAGGTGTTCCTTTTTTAGCTACCGCAAATGTTGGTTTGTTCTATACAGTTAATCAACCAGCCATAGTACCTGATGTCTTACTTAGCTTAGATGTAGAGGTTCCCCAAGATTGGCAACAAAAGAAGAACCGTTCTTACTTTACTTGGATAATTGGTAAGCCACCAGAAGTTGTGATTGAAATTGTCTCAAATAATGTGGGCAACGAACTGGGGAGTAAAATGAAAGACTATGCCCGTATTGGTGTGGCTTACTACGTTGTTTACGATCCTTTGCCGCAATTAGGCGATCGCTTATTACGAGTTCATGAGTTAAGAGGTACAAGTTACACTCCTTTGGAAACAACTTGGATGGAACCAGTGGGTTTGGGATTAACGCTATGGGATGGAATCTTTGAAGGAAAACAAGATACTTGGTTGCGTTGGTGCGATCGCGATGATAGTTTGATTGCCACAGGTGATGAACGTGCTGAAACTGAACGTCAACGTGCCGAAACTGAACGCCAACGTGCGGAACGCTTAGCAGAAATATTGCGTTCTCAAGGTATCGAGCCTAACGAATTGCTGAGTTAA
- a CDS encoding molybdopterin cofactor-binding domain-containing protein, giving the protein MQEPLTFQVNGKTYTESCPPGTSLLTLLRDLGWVGVHRVCESGDCGSCTVWVDDKPVHSCIYPVMKLEGHDVTTIEGLAADELAPIQQAFLEKQGFQCGFCTPGMIMSAAKLQYTSLAELRQALDGNLCRCTGYEAILESILAAKEQRSQPCIVQNPVGKSVPKQDGPAIVKGTADYTADWSPPGLLHMKAVRSPHPHARIRQINTEKAQALPGVHAVFTYEDVPRKPYTTAGHADPVPDPLDHYLLDHKVRFIGDRVAAVVAESVAIAIQACQLIEVDYEILPHVIDPLAAINDCGIVIHDEPESSQIYDAQRNIAAKVMLGTHDIAQGFAEADLIVENTYHLPAVQHVHLEPHISTSWLEADGTLVVRSSTQVPFHTQRVLAQLFNLPQDKVRVFKTQIGGGFGNKQEILTEDLCVLATLHTGKPVQWEFTREEEFTATNSRHAMQVRVKTGVKADGTLVAQEMEAIANTGAYGNHAPTVVFLTGCYPLGLYRCPHQRFLGLSVYTNTMPAGAFRGYGATQGTFAVESQMDEIAEKLGIDPIELRQKNIIQPQDIIRLGREGAHDHFHLIGSYGVPECFAKVTQALNYVPGTKPTVNEHLRRGVGFAVSMQGSGLAKIHSAGVKLSLTSDGYELRTGAIDVGTGADTSLRQIAAQVLGVTVADIELIAGDTHHTPFDAGSYASATTYISGKAVNKAAVAMRSQILEFAAKVLDTQLENITLTADKAIASQQEITLQELVSHNQQPFVVEVEHAANESSLTFAVQGAEVEVDTETGRITVLRCVQAIDVGTAINPRICHGQATGGIVMGLGYALSEELIINESGRILNPALRTYRLPTAKDTPQMEIILVEQPDPYGPFGAKGIGEIGTNCTAAAIANAVAHATGVRLTQIPMTPERVWQALNA; this is encoded by the coding sequence ATGCAAGAACCACTAACTTTTCAAGTTAATGGCAAAACATACACTGAAAGTTGTCCTCCAGGGACAAGCTTATTAACTTTGTTACGCGATCTTGGTTGGGTAGGCGTACATCGCGTTTGTGAATCGGGTGATTGTGGAAGTTGTACGGTATGGGTTGACGATAAACCTGTTCATAGCTGTATCTATCCAGTCATGAAGCTGGAAGGACACGATGTTACAACTATTGAAGGATTAGCAGCGGATGAACTAGCACCAATTCAGCAAGCTTTTCTCGAAAAACAAGGTTTTCAATGTGGATTCTGCACTCCAGGAATGATTATGAGTGCAGCAAAATTGCAATACACTTCACTAGCTGAACTACGTCAAGCTTTAGATGGTAATTTGTGTCGCTGTACAGGCTACGAAGCAATTCTGGAAAGTATTCTTGCAGCTAAAGAACAACGATCGCAACCTTGTATAGTTCAAAATCCTGTCGGCAAAAGTGTTCCTAAACAAGATGGACCAGCAATTGTTAAAGGTACAGCAGATTATACAGCAGATTGGTCGCCACCTGGGTTACTACATATGAAAGCGGTGCGATCGCCCCATCCCCACGCCCGTATTCGTCAGATTAATACCGAAAAAGCCCAAGCCCTTCCTGGCGTTCATGCAGTTTTTACCTATGAAGACGTTCCCCGTAAACCTTATACAACAGCAGGACACGCCGATCCAGTACCCGATCCTTTAGATCATTATCTATTAGATCATAAAGTCCGATTTATTGGCGATCGCGTTGCAGCAGTTGTTGCAGAATCGGTAGCGATCGCAATTCAAGCGTGTCAACTCATTGAAGTTGATTATGAAATTCTTCCTCATGTTATCGATCCTCTTGCAGCAATTAATGACTGCGGGATTGTGATTCATGATGAACCAGAATCATCGCAAATTTACGATGCTCAACGCAACATTGCAGCTAAAGTCATGCTGGGAACGCATGATATTGCACAAGGATTTGCTGAAGCTGATTTAATTGTTGAAAATACTTATCACTTGCCAGCAGTTCAACACGTTCATTTAGAACCTCATATTAGTACAAGTTGGCTAGAAGCAGACGGAACATTAGTAGTGCGTTCGAGTACGCAAGTTCCATTTCACACGCAAAGAGTGCTAGCACAGCTATTTAATTTACCACAAGATAAAGTTCGCGTTTTTAAAACTCAAATCGGCGGAGGATTCGGTAATAAACAAGAAATTCTCACTGAAGATTTATGTGTTTTAGCAACTTTGCATACAGGAAAGCCTGTGCAATGGGAATTTACCCGCGAAGAGGAGTTTACCGCAACAAATAGTCGTCATGCAATGCAGGTTAGAGTAAAAACCGGAGTCAAGGCTGATGGTACATTGGTTGCACAAGAAATGGAAGCGATCGCAAATACAGGGGCGTATGGTAATCACGCGCCTACGGTTGTTTTCCTGACAGGTTGCTATCCCCTAGGTTTATATCGGTGTCCGCATCAACGATTTCTGGGATTATCAGTTTACACAAATACAATGCCTGCTGGAGCGTTTCGCGGCTACGGTGCAACACAAGGAACGTTTGCGGTTGAGTCGCAAATGGACGAAATTGCCGAAAAACTGGGAATTGATCCGATAGAACTGCGTCAGAAAAATATTATTCAACCTCAAGATATCATTCGCCTCGGACGCGAAGGAGCGCATGACCATTTTCACTTGATTGGTAGTTATGGCGTACCCGAATGTTTTGCCAAAGTGACGCAAGCATTAAATTATGTTCCTGGAACGAAACCTACTGTCAATGAACATCTCCGGCGTGGTGTCGGATTTGCAGTGTCGATGCAAGGAAGTGGTTTAGCAAAAATTCATAGCGCAGGAGTGAAGTTATCGCTCACAAGTGATGGGTATGAATTAAGAACTGGGGCGATTGATGTTGGTACAGGTGCAGATACATCATTACGACAAATTGCCGCGCAGGTTTTGGGTGTTACAGTTGCAGATATTGAGCTGATTGCAGGTGATACACATCATACACCCTTCGATGCAGGTTCTTATGCATCAGCAACGACATATATCTCAGGTAAAGCCGTTAATAAAGCCGCTGTTGCTATGCGATCGCAGATCTTAGAATTTGCAGCTAAAGTTCTCGATACTCAACTAGAAAACATTACGCTTACGGCGGATAAAGCGATCGCCTCACAACAAGAAATAACACTACAAGAACTTGTCTCTCATAATCAACAACCTTTTGTTGTCGAAGTCGAACACGCTGCGAACGAATCATCTTTAACCTTTGCAGTGCAAGGCGCAGAAGTCGAAGTTGACACCGAGACAGGTAGAATCACAGTTCTGCGTTGCGTACAAGCTATTGATGTTGGTACAGCAATTAACCCAAGAATCTGTCACGGACAAGCGACAGGAGGGATTGTGATGGGTTTAGGTTATGCTTTGTCTGAGGAGTTAATCATCAATGAGTCAGGGCGAATTTTAAATCCTGCATTGCGGACATATCGCTTACCTACTGCCAAAGATACACCGCAGATGGAAATTATTTTAGTTGAACAACCAGATCCTTATGGTCCTTTTGGTGCGAAGGGCATTGGAGAAATTGGCACTAATTGTACCGCAGCTGCGATCGCCAATGCTGTCGCGCACGCAACAGGTGTGCGGTTAACGCAAATTCCGATGACGCCCGAACGAGTTTGGCAAGCCTTGAATGCTTGA
- a CDS encoding FAD binding domain-containing protein, translated as MDLHNIQTYLRPQSLDTVENWSQGWSWLAGGTWIFTQAQPDLKVLVDLEKLDWSEIEVTQEGLNIGSTCTMAKLRQWHFPENWTSLKALFRAVDELASFKVTNIATVGGNICLAIPASTFAPAMVALDASYEIWHPQAAPRFVPARDFQTGVQQTILQPGEVLRRISIPQESLEWQISYQRVCVATAGIAISIVVAAYNPQTSQVRFGLGACVPTPRIVNFLHIPTPDEIGEILDAQVPLNNFIEDYAASAAYRQHITKVLMQRSLLEF; from the coding sequence ATGGATTTACATAATATTCAGACTTACTTACGTCCCCAAAGTTTAGATACAGTTGAAAACTGGTCACAAGGATGGTCTTGGCTAGCTGGAGGAACGTGGATTTTTACTCAAGCACAGCCTGATTTAAAAGTATTAGTCGATTTAGAGAAGTTAGATTGGTCAGAAATTGAAGTAACTCAAGAGGGATTAAACATTGGTTCAACTTGTACGATGGCAAAGTTGCGTCAATGGCATTTTCCAGAAAATTGGACAAGTCTTAAAGCTTTGTTTCGCGCTGTAGACGAACTGGCTTCTTTTAAAGTTACAAATATAGCAACTGTCGGAGGAAATATCTGTTTAGCGATACCAGCAAGTACATTTGCCCCAGCAATGGTAGCACTAGACGCAAGCTATGAAATTTGGCATCCTCAAGCTGCGCCGCGTTTTGTTCCTGCGAGAGATTTTCAAACTGGGGTACAGCAAACAATTTTACAGCCAGGCGAAGTTTTACGCAGAATCTCAATTCCGCAAGAAAGTTTAGAATGGCAAATTAGTTATCAACGAGTTTGTGTCGCGACTGCGGGAATTGCAATATCAATCGTAGTTGCAGCCTATAATCCGCAAACATCACAAGTAAGATTTGGTTTAGGTGCTTGCGTACCCACACCACGAATTGTCAATTTTCTCCATATTCCTACACCAGATGAAATTGGGGAAATCCTTGACGCGCAAGTACCATTGAATAACTTTATTGAAGACTATGCCGCAAGTGCGGCTTATCGGCAACACATAACCAAAGTTTTGATGCAGCGATCGCTTTTGGAATTTTAG
- a CDS encoding Uma2 family endonuclease: MVTLQLKQIRVPPGDRVILEDISWQEFETILIELGEHRGSRVAYNQGLLEIIVPLPEHEKAKVIIGDLVKILLDELDLDWEPLGSTTFKREDIAAGVEPDDCFYIQHYKLMIGKERIDLSVDPPPDLAIEIDVTSKTKITAYQALQVPEIWRYEDGVLEINLFQGDDYTKSETSAIFSIPVKDEIPRFVQMAMTTGTTSAVKAFRKRVREYIES; this comes from the coding sequence ATGGTGACACTGCAACTCAAGCAAATCCGAGTTCCGCCAGGCGATCGCGTGATATTAGAGGATATTAGTTGGCAAGAGTTTGAAACAATTCTTATTGAGTTAGGAGAACATCGTGGCAGTCGAGTTGCATACAATCAGGGCTTATTAGAAATAATAGTTCCATTGCCAGAGCATGAAAAGGCTAAAGTCATCATTGGGGACTTAGTAAAAATTTTACTGGATGAACTAGATCTAGACTGGGAACCTCTCGGTTCGACAACATTTAAGCGTGAAGATATAGCTGCGGGGGTAGAACCAGATGATTGTTTTTACATTCAACACTATAAGTTAATGATCGGAAAAGAGCGGATAGATTTAAGCGTCGATCCTCCTCCTGATTTAGCAATTGAAATTGATGTTACCTCTAAAACTAAAATAACTGCCTATCAAGCATTGCAAGTACCAGAAATTTGGCGTTATGAAGATGGTGTTTTAGAAATAAATTTATTCCAAGGAGATGATTACACCAAGTCAGAGACAAGTGCAATTTTCTCAATTCCAGTTAAAGATGAAATTCCTCGATTTGTACAAATGGCAATGACAACAGGAACAACTTCTGCAGTTAAAGCATTCCGTAAGAGGGTGCGAGAATATATTGAATCATAA